From Argopecten irradians isolate NY chromosome 3, Ai_NY, whole genome shotgun sequence:
TCTATTAACGCCTGTAAACCTTATTTATCATAACGAAACAATTAAACCGGCCACTATGCCACCACTACTTGTTAAATAGTACAAAGTTTCGGTAAAAATCAATTGAACTAATTCATGGCAATAAATTATTGCATGACAagttatttttagcccaccatcatcagatggtgggctattcaaatcgcctttcatccgtggtccttccgtccttccgtccgtccgtccgtccgttaacaattcttgttaccgctatttctcagaaagtgctaaagggatcttttccaaatttcatatgtaggttcccctaggaccctagttgtgcatattgcattttgggaccgatcggtgaacaagatggctgacaggcggccatcttggattttgatagttaaagtttgttaccgctatttctcaaaaaatgctgaagggatctttctcaaatttcatatacaggttcccctagggccctagttgtgcatattgcattttgggaccgatcggtgaacaagatggccgacaggctgccatcttggattttgatagttaaagtttgttactgctatttctcaaaaagcacttgaagggatctttctcaaatttcatatacaggttcccctaggatcctagttgtgcatattgcattttaagaccgatcgatgaacaagatggccgacaggcggccatcttggattttgatagttaaagtttgttaccgctatttctcaaaaaatgctgaagggatctttctcaaatttcatatacgggttcccctagggccctagttgtgcataatgcattttgggaccgatcggtgaacaagatggccgacaggctgccatcttggattttgatagttaaagtttgttaccgctatttctcaaaaagtactgaagggatctttctcaaatttcatatataggttcccctaggaccctagttgtgcatattgcattttgggaccgatcggtaaacaagatggccgactgacggccatcttggattttgatagttaaagtttgttatcgctatttctcagaatgtactgaagggatctttctcaaatttcatatgtaggttccccttgtaccctagttgtgcatagtaccttttaggactgacgcataatgcctttcgggatcTCTTGTTACAATATGAATTCGACCGGTTGTCAACTAACTTAGGGTATGGACCTTTTTTCTGTCCCTGTAATATCCCCCCATCCCCACCCAcccaaaagaagaaaaaaaacaaagtcTCGTGGATAATTGATCAGCTTGgagatgtttattttgtcaaaagCTTAATTAAACTTGCACTGTGACAAGAATcttaatcattttgaaatatttaaagtcaAAGAAATATAATATGACTTGCATGTATTAACACACATTAATTCAAAACCATTTTTACCATTCAGGGTCAAAGGTGATATAGATTGTCCAGGTCAatgtttatttgcatattatgaCGTTTTGCAACTTCTGATTTATCACGCATGCAGGCTGTCTTCCTCTGGATAAGACAGAGAAATTAAATcgacacaaaaataaataatttaaaatgacacaaatttaCCGTATCGCCGAATATTTTGAGGCAGAAATTATCGCTACCAAATCAATGTCCAGCGAAATTtcgaaaaaaaacttttcaaaatCACTATCtcaattaattacatttacaacaatataattaatttaaatatctACTATACTAAATATCGATAATTTAAAATCCGAACATGTACAATCAATGCTACAAAtagtacatatacattttttaatttaattaaagcAAATTGAACACAAACACGAAGTAATGAGAAATATTTGCTTTCTGTCCATTCACCTGTTTGGCGCAATTACGGTTTGATAAACAAGCACTAATACATATTGAAGACAAACTGTCATTAAGTTGGGACATAAGAATTTATTATACCAAATATTTTTTCAGTGATTGTCGCCATCtggatgtatatatatgtattactgGGACATATACATGTGGCGATATTACAGTAATATGTGTAATCACATtgtcatacagtatatatacactaGTTACAATTTTAACAAGACTTCACTTCAGATTCTGAGTGATTGAGCCAAAACTGTTTGACTAACGTTATCACAAGTTACTTGTATTTGATTATCTTCATCCTGTTGTCCCTGTGTCCTATCCAGAGAGTACCGTCATCATGTAGACTGATACACCATGGCATTTCTCCATCAGATGCATAAATAGTTCTCAGAAGGCGTCCAGTATCCCCATCAATAAGTAGTACTGATTTGGTGACAAACTCTGTTAGAAGGACATTACCAGCTCCATCAAAGCAAACATCGTACGGGTAAAATTTGGATAACTGACTAGATTGTACGCTTGATTTGGCTGCATTTATGTTTGTGTAGCGAAGTTTAAGGTTTAGGTGTTTATCCATCACGATGACGGAGggttgtttattttcattcttGCCTGCGATGTAATCGTCAAAGTTTACACCATCACTGTCTACTACAGCTATGTCACCAGTAGAGGGACAGGACGCCATGTGATGAGGCCAGACTGCCGCCTGTCGATAAGGTCTACCAGCACCATCTGCCACCACCCGGCCGTCAGTAGTGTACAGTTGTATTCCTCCCTGCATCCCCAATACCACCATGTCGTCACTGGTGACACACAGACTACCTGGTATGTTGTTAACCTTAAAGCGTGTAACAATATTCTTCTCCGCCGTCACTTCTCGGATGCTTTGGTCTTCAAACAGACAAAACCACAGCCTACCCGTGGTGGGTGAAACGGCGATACGTTGGATTTTGACCTCACAATCGACCTTTTCTTTTACATCACCTTTCACATCCAGTCGGTACACGTTTTCACTGTCCCAATATGAAAGCCACGCCTGGTCACTTGTGAGACATGATTCACATGAATCAAATAAGAATGGTGTCTTAACCAGGGCCTCAGATTTCGGaagatatttatatgtatatgactGATCGTCCCCGTCAACAAGAATTCTACCAAGCATGCGTTTCAATATTTCAGGGGATACTTTTCCTGGTTTGAACTCCAGCGCTTGTAGCCTCGTTAGGTTAGGTGTGACATTGGTGGGGTTATTCCGTATCTCCCGCGCTAATGACGTAACGTCAACTGTTGTACCAGACATCAGTGTTTCTTGGCATCTGTCCAGTTTTGGTTTAAGGTCTTtcttcaaatgtgtcttcaatgCATCAATGTTTTTCTCAGAAATGCTTTTATTCATTTTGTCTATTTCAGCGCACATTTTCACAAGAAAGTCCACTGCAGTATCTATGCTGTCTTTCATCTCCTTTCCCTGACGCTTAATGTCGCCAATCAATTTCTGATATCCCCCAATATTTGCTTCAAATTCACGGATATCCTCCTCGACTTTTGGAATTTCACTTTTGGAAAGCTTGTCGACATAATACTGGATCTCACGTTTCTGAGTTTCCATATATTCCGTAAGTTTACCAAGAGTATGACCATTATGGTTGTCGGTGACACAGTCCATACACACGACCTGGTCATCACACGatttacacacatatacaaaCCCCATCCCCTCATGTCGGGTACACCCCGGGACTGGTGTCTGGGCAGCCATGTTTCCTGTGTAATATGGCGGACGACAATACCTGGTAATCAGCAGACGTCTTCCGAGAAAATGATATCATGATACTATTTATAGTTGTTTGTTTGAAGTGTATCAAACTAGGGCGACGATAATGCCTATACCCGTGCAGTGTATTACCTAAGCCACACCGACAACCAGTGCTCCTCCATTCAGTATTTagtattttcaacattttattcaaGACAAACGTATACAAATACATTTCAAGCCAGGTCTGGAAAACAagctaacgtgacgctacccaaaatggtacactttaaatacaattatatgaAGCATAATTCAGAGTTTAATTTTAAACTGACAATAATTGTCCTGAATAAAATCAAGGTGcttaaagttactaaatcacAGATTCCTTGGGGTTTTTGAtttcctacaaacgttcttataccgaGGGCACCGTTGAGTTCAAAATCGgggtcgctgaaaatctcatccggctaatggatatagatgtaataacgCCACAAAgaggcaacttatattttatcggttataTTGGTCTGGTTAAGTATAATAGCCGATACATTAACAGCGTATCTCAGTGGTTTAGGAaaatgaaacgtaatggggggcgGCAAATATTCTCAATATTTGAACTCCCCTCCTCATCGCCTCGCACcaacaggaggagattaattgtttaattcaacacacaatcatatatactttatttttttcatatatcgtaAATAGAATCCTTATAGACAGTGGCGgtgctaaaaggaaattaatgaatacgcaaattgccatgcgagcgccgaaggtgcgatattttggtgtttggggcgggggggggggggggggggggggggcgagaGTCTCATACGAGAAAAAAACCCTATTTAGAATGGCTTTTACGATACATTTTGATGAACTTGCGAACGCCGAAGacgtgagaatttggtgtttaaggagtccgggggtctcccccaggaaaaacattacgatttagaattgtAACGACGCATTTTGATAAACGTGGGAGCCCCCGAAGGCGCGACATTTTAGTGTTTGAGGGGGTCCAAGGGTCTCCCCAGggtaaaaatattacgatttagaattgctgtgatgagtttaacgatgtattttaatgattttaaagcgttcatAACATGATactattttatttaaagttacctgcatttagaaatgacaATTGTGAAtttcgtcatatcattatgcaactctgctcgatctgaacataccggcttcacaccatcggcacattgttgtgtaacgcaaaataataatgaattaattgtcttgctaagtcatataaacaaatcaatCTTTTAAGAGATTAAGAGATATTTTTAAATAGTGCGAAGAATCCCTTCATTGACATTtctagtctagttcatgtgtattgaatttatACTGTTAAACGTTTCAACATAATATGCATACATGAACGTTtaaggaaatgcgccgcgcagccgAAAACTGTCCAAAagaaagtacaaaaaatgtgctgaaggacccttttttctttcaaatgtgcaattttagaatatttcagTCAGCGAAAATGAGGGGGGTGGGGgcaaaaaagacatgtttgctcccgtcctggggaacgggggagGCATTTGCCCCCGTCCTCGGGAACGGGGAGGCAATcggtctacaatgtatatataaggtacatttttgctttgaatacataaaaatacacataaaatttagatatatagttaggctgattttttttagtaaatcagatggaaaaaggttatataactagtgacatgtaggggaatgtccattagacggatagagactataactaggtatatatataaatagggaatcccattagacggatagacattataactaaaggatatacaatgtataaggaatgtcaaatattgatataatttaataaaagaaatacacgtatTTACTTAGTCCGCTTAACATGCCTATATCATTagttttttccccattttttccttattataaactatatatatgaggcaatttttttttaaatcctaatattattggcaggtttagcggactagtacctaatatcatgacaaatgaaaataaaataacggtagaagcaagtataaaaccatatgatataatgaaAACTCTTTTTATGGCtgcaaaaacctgtacagtaaaggattatttacacttagaaactcttcacaaaacttttgcatacgtttcaacgtttattagatttaacacagtaaACAGGAACCTATAGtagataaatttgtgttttcagtcgatagcagatatgtccattaCACAGATGAGATTTCGTTCGAGCGGATGTTTTGAATGTTCACGTATCGCGCACGCATGCACATAGAGATTGTTTACagtcgccgaaagataataatatgaaatagtgacttggtcgtttctatttattttcagtttttcttcattttgaacaaaatggttatacaaacttttaaattttgttattaacacaaagtacacaacttttgcGATAATTTTCAgttctataattctttttatcttttattaaatgattttttaacgatttagtccctttaataaacatttttagcTTACTTCTTCAGATGGTGGGTTATTCAAATCGTCTATCGTCCGCGGTTTGTGGTCTGTCTTCCGTCCTTCCCTCCGTTGTTCCGTCCGTTAActattcttgttaccgctatttctcaaaaagtactgaagagatctggcccaaatttcacatgcaggttcccatagggccctagttgtgcatgttgcattttgagactgatcggtgaacaagatgaccgacatACCACACATCTTGAATTTTTATCATTGgattttgttaccgctatttcttagaaagtgctaaagggatattttcaaaattcacaTGCAGGTTGCTCTTAGTTGTGCAGAATgaattttaggaccgatcgttGAACAAGATGACCGAGAGGCCGCGATCttaaattttgatagttgaggtttgtgctatttctcagaaagtactgaagggatctgtcccAAATGtcatgtgcaggttcttctTGGCCCTAATTGTGTATAAGGCAATTTGAGACCGACCGGTgaccaagatggccgacaggccgccatcttggatttcgagaaaaatattattctattatggccctttccaaAGGGAattgttctcctatagtgttgtctggtgAGATATAGTcccctcgccagacaacactataggagaactgttcccgagggaaagggccataatagatttagtacgtcacatgacattcattatgacgtcatatatttggtcgcgtgctcattcccgggggactatactttggtatagttcccgtagtcaggtatagtctcccgtagtcaaaAAGAacagggaactgtcgcaaaatagatcatagctgttatccaatcgcattcctagtaattatcatgtgatgtactaaacgtTATATAGgcatatactatatatagtatataggcctagtacacatgtaaacacaacagactttctcacaacctacgttacaagtccctgtgcttTAAACCGTGACTGTGAGTATTCATACAGGTACATTGTGAATCATACATAACTTAGTGGATAAAGGTATGGGTGTCGTAATCAATGATAAATTAACGTTGGGTCTAAGTGGTATCAGAGTAAGAAAAATAGCAATTACATAAAGTATAGATACAGCTTGATTTCACTCGTGAAGTATCTTACCTAATACACCACGCCACACCGATAACAAGTACAGTTGAATGTATTAGGGATACTATAAACTGAAACGTTGCTATAACTCTAGCTAAAAGTGTGTGGTTTTGATATATCAACATACCTGTTCGAATGTGCGAAATCCTCGTCTACTGTGAAATAATGAAACTTCAAGTTTCCTAGATAGAACACTACAAATGTTgtcaaacattatattttttttatatatatgtgctcGGTGATTCGCTAGTGAGTAAAACCCTATGCAAGTTAATTTAAGTCAACGATATCTTTGATTAAAGAATAAAGATATAATCTTGTGCTGTAAGTCAGTTAAGACTCGGTTACTATACGgaagtatatatatgttttttattctCCATACATCCACACACTCCGAATAAATTGTTTGAAgcatgggaggtaactcttatttattattttgacatCACTCAGTGCCACCgagaatattttatttcacgGATATGTTCGGtattataaaaatcatatttgaatatttacaggcagtggtgaattgatagtataaaccccgttgatttcaaccaaaggctactcaactttatttctcgataggttgagtatgtcacgcgtaatttggagccgcgcggatgaatttatgatggtccaaatcagaaacttttggtgttttcagtaccgaacgtacgttcgatgaaca
This genomic window contains:
- the LOC138317379 gene encoding uncharacterized protein, with the translated sequence MAAQTPVPGCTRHEGMGFVYVCKSCDDQVVCMDCVTDNHNGHTLGKLTEYMETQKREIQYYVDKLSKSEIPKVEEDIREFEANIGGYQKLIGDIKRQGKEMKDSIDTAVDFLVKMCAEIDKMNKSISEKNIDALKTHLKKDLKPKLDRCQETLMSGTTVDVTSLAREIRNNPTNVTPNLTRLQALEFKPGKVSPEILKRMLGRILVDGDDQSYTYKYLPKSEALVKTPFLFDSCESCLTSDQAWLSYWDSENVYRLDVKGDVKEKVDCEVKIQRIAVSPTTGRLWFCLFEDQSIREVTAEKNIVTRFKVNNIPGSLCVTSDDMVVLGMQGGIQLYTTDGRVVADGAGRPYRQAAVWPHHMASCPSTGDIAVVDSDGVNFDDYIAGKNENKQPSVIVMDKHLNLKLRYTNINAAKSSVQSSQLSKFYPYDVCFDGAGNVLLTEFVTKSVLLIDGDTGRLLRTIYASDGEMPWCISLHDDGTLWIGHRDNRMKIIKYK